One window of Oscillibacter hominis genomic DNA carries:
- a CDS encoding YoaK family protein, whose translation MNRQVSESYPIGVLLALVGGFLDAYTYLCRGGVFANAQTGNIVLFGLHLAQGEWGLSLSYLVPIAAFFFGVYVTESLKSRYKGRRGRLHWRQVTVAVESLVLLIVAFLPQGDWDSLANILVSFVCAMQVESFRKLSGSPYATTMCTGNLRSATENLYHFRRTGDGTFLRRFRQYAGIILFFIAGAAVGAHATRRFCAEAVLFGLIGLAAVFLLMFREEMDETGEEQK comes from the coding sequence ATGAACAGACAAGTTTCCGAGAGCTACCCCATCGGCGTGCTGCTGGCCTTAGTCGGCGGTTTTTTGGACGCCTACACGTACCTCTGCCGCGGCGGCGTATTCGCCAACGCTCAGACCGGCAACATCGTTCTCTTTGGCCTGCACCTGGCCCAGGGGGAGTGGGGCCTCTCCCTATCCTACCTGGTGCCCATCGCCGCCTTCTTTTTCGGCGTATATGTGACCGAGTCCCTGAAGAGCCGGTACAAGGGGCGCAGGGGCAGGCTCCACTGGCGGCAGGTCACTGTGGCTGTGGAGTCCCTGGTGCTGCTGATCGTGGCCTTCCTTCCCCAGGGCGACTGGGACTCCCTGGCCAACATTTTGGTCTCCTTTGTGTGCGCCATGCAGGTGGAGAGCTTCCGCAAGCTCAGCGGCAGCCCCTACGCCACCACCATGTGCACAGGGAACCTGCGCAGCGCCACGGAGAACCTCTACCATTTCCGCCGCACCGGGGACGGTACGTTCCTCCGCCGGTTCCGGCAGTACGCGGGCATCATCCTCTTTTTCATCGCCGGCGCCGCCGTCGGGGCCCATGCCACCCGGCGCTTCTGCGCCGAGGCGGTGCTTTTCGGCCTCATCGGCCTGGCCGCCGTCTTCCTGCTGATGTTCCGGGAAGAGATGGATGAGACCGGGGAAGAGCAAAAATAG
- the recG gene encoding ATP-dependent DNA helicase RecG: MKLLFQQLNPTGERSHPMADLNTDVRYIKGIGEQKAKALGKLGIFTLRDLISYFPRAYEDRTTLRPISALIPGETACVQAMVAAPPTLSRIRRGLELVKLRAVDETGAVDITYFNQAYLKNSLKMGQTYVFCGRVEGTLLHRTMTNPVAEPEGRRERTGRIVPIYPLTAGVSQLLLIRAVRQGLDACAGKLSEFLPEEVCRENGLCPIGCAYENVHFPASQEALEEARRRLVFEELFLLALGLSGLRSRRQSLLVTPCRPVDMEPFYRALPFSLTGAQRRCVEEALADMCSGRPMNRLCQGDVGSGKTMVAAACVYFTVQNGAQAALMAPTEILAEQHYRSLSPLLESLGIRCVLLTGSVKGKARQSILEQLSDGTAHFVIGTHALISGDVAYKDLGLVVTDEQHRFGVAQRAALSSKGRSPHILVMSATPIPRTLALIIYGDLDVSVIDELPPGRQKIDTFAVGTGYRERIYAFLRKEIAQGHQAYIVCPQVSENEEMPDDRKAVTEYAQMLQQEVFPDLRIAFIHGKMKPKEKEAVMSGFTSGKTDILVSTTVIEVGVDVPNATVMAVENADRFGLSQLHQLRGRVGRGSAKSYCVLIADPKTEEARQRLRVIAKTSDGFRIAEEDLRLRGPGDFFGQRQHGLPSLKIADLSCDMALLLKAQAAAEELLRADPELTRHGAVKRRVQELFTQNADTLN, from the coding sequence CTGAAGCTGCTGTTCCAGCAGCTGAATCCCACAGGAGAAAGGAGTCACCCCATGGCCGACCTCAATACGGATGTGCGCTACATCAAGGGCATTGGCGAGCAGAAGGCCAAGGCCCTGGGAAAGCTTGGCATCTTCACGCTGCGGGACCTGATCTCCTACTTCCCCCGGGCCTATGAGGACCGCACCACCCTGCGCCCCATCAGCGCGCTGATTCCCGGGGAAACCGCCTGCGTCCAGGCCATGGTGGCCGCGCCGCCCACCCTTTCCCGCATCCGCCGGGGCCTGGAGCTGGTGAAGCTTCGGGCGGTGGATGAGACCGGCGCGGTGGACATCACCTATTTTAATCAGGCGTACCTGAAAAACAGCCTGAAAATGGGACAGACCTATGTGTTCTGCGGCCGGGTGGAGGGCACACTGCTGCACCGGACCATGACCAATCCGGTGGCGGAGCCGGAGGGCCGCCGGGAGCGGACCGGGCGCATCGTCCCCATCTATCCCCTGACCGCCGGTGTCTCCCAGCTGCTGCTGATCCGCGCCGTCCGCCAAGGGCTGGACGCCTGCGCCGGCAAACTGTCCGAGTTCCTCCCCGAGGAGGTGTGCCGGGAAAACGGGCTCTGCCCCATCGGCTGCGCCTATGAAAACGTCCACTTCCCCGCCTCTCAGGAAGCGCTGGAAGAGGCCCGCCGCCGCCTGGTGTTTGAGGAGCTGTTCCTGTTGGCCCTGGGCCTTTCCGGGCTGCGCAGCCGCCGCCAATCGCTCCTGGTGACACCCTGCCGCCCGGTGGATATGGAACCCTTCTACCGCGCCCTCCCCTTCTCCCTCACCGGCGCCCAGCGCCGCTGTGTGGAAGAGGCCCTGGCCGACATGTGCTCCGGCAGGCCCATGAACCGCCTGTGCCAGGGAGACGTGGGGTCCGGCAAGACCATGGTGGCCGCGGCCTGCGTCTACTTCACCGTACAAAACGGCGCCCAGGCCGCCCTGATGGCGCCCACTGAGATTTTGGCGGAGCAGCACTACCGGAGCCTCTCTCCCCTCCTGGAGTCCCTGGGCATCCGGTGCGTCCTGCTCACCGGCTCCGTCAAGGGCAAGGCCCGCCAGTCCATCCTTGAACAGCTTTCGGACGGGACGGCCCACTTTGTCATCGGCACCCACGCGCTGATCTCCGGGGATGTGGCCTACAAGGACCTGGGCCTGGTGGTCACCGATGAGCAGCACCGGTTCGGCGTTGCACAGCGCGCCGCCCTCTCCTCCAAGGGCCGCTCCCCCCACATCCTGGTCATGTCCGCCACGCCGATCCCCCGGACGCTGGCCCTCATCATCTACGGCGACCTGGACGTCTCCGTTATCGACGAGCTGCCTCCCGGACGGCAGAAGATCGATACCTTCGCCGTGGGCACCGGCTACAGGGAGCGGATCTACGCCTTTTTGCGCAAGGAGATCGCCCAGGGCCACCAGGCCTACATCGTCTGTCCACAGGTGTCGGAAAACGAGGAGATGCCGGACGACCGCAAGGCGGTGACGGAATACGCGCAGATGCTCCAGCAGGAGGTCTTTCCCGATCTGCGCATCGCCTTCATCCACGGCAAGATGAAGCCAAAGGAAAAGGAGGCGGTGATGTCCGGCTTCACCAGCGGGAAAACGGATATCCTGGTGTCCACCACGGTCATCGAGGTGGGGGTGGACGTGCCCAACGCCACAGTGATGGCGGTGGAAAACGCCGACCGCTTCGGCCTGAGCCAGCTCCACCAGCTGCGGGGCCGGGTGGGCCGGGGCAGCGCCAAGTCCTACTGTGTGCTGATCGCAGATCCAAAGACCGAGGAGGCCAGGCAGCGGCTGCGGGTCATAGCCAAAACCTCGGACGGCTTCCGCATTGCCGAGGAGGACCTGCGTCTGCGGGGCCCGGGCGACTTTTTCGGCCAGCGCCAGCATGGACTTCCCTCTTTGAAGATCGCCGACCTTTCCTGTGACATGGCCCTGCTGCTCAAGGCCCAGGCAGCGGCGGAGGAGCTGCTACGCGCCGACCCGGAGCTTACGCGCCACGGGGCCGTTAAGCGCCGGGTGCAGGAATTGTTTACCCAGAATGCGGACACACTGAACTGA
- a CDS encoding RNA polymerase sigma factor — protein sequence MPDFEEVYRLYFADVYRYALALARDEAAAEEITQETFFRSLTAIDGFRGECQLRVWLCQIARNLYFSACREQKRFRQAGAEEGDEGIEESLCDRDTARRLHRLLHDLEEPYKEVFSLRTFGELPFAQIGELFGKTESWARVTYFRARRKLKERLQ from the coding sequence ATCCCGGATTTTGAAGAAGTCTACCGGCTGTATTTTGCCGATGTGTACCGCTATGCGCTGGCCCTGGCCAGGGACGAGGCGGCGGCGGAGGAGATCACCCAGGAGACCTTTTTCCGTTCTCTCACCGCCATAGACGGCTTTCGCGGGGAGTGCCAGCTGCGGGTGTGGCTGTGCCAGATCGCAAGGAACCTCTATTTCAGCGCCTGCCGGGAGCAGAAACGGTTCCGGCAGGCGGGGGCGGAGGAGGGGGATGAGGGCATCGAGGAGTCTTTGTGCGACCGTGACACGGCCCGCAGGCTCCACCGCCTGCTCCATGATTTGGAGGAGCCCTATAAGGAGGTGTTCTCCCTGCGCACCTTCGGCGAACTGCCCTTTGCCCAGATCGGCGAGCTGTTCGGGAAAACTGAGAGCTGGGCCCGTGTGACCTATTTCCGGGCGCGGCGGAAATTAAAGGAGAGGCTGCAATGA
- a CDS encoding zf-HC2 domain-containing protein, protein MKCEIVRDLLPLYCDNVCSPESREAVEAHLQECAGCRRELEELRSPLPEEKRHGSGDGASALKTISREWERGKWKAKLRGAAVAAAVCAVIAGAFLAATQGFWFPVDPESISITNVRQLSDGRVLYHMAVNDDKAIREIRFEFDGEGNAYFVPKRALYTEKRMMVGQTGDSDLVLDLPLMNEYARSRGYDTEITRAWYGQGEDAVLLWEEGMELPDASSEDELSWAARD, encoded by the coding sequence ATGAAGTGTGAAATTGTACGTGACCTGCTGCCGCTGTACTGCGACAATGTGTGCTCGCCCGAGAGCCGGGAGGCGGTGGAAGCGCATCTTCAAGAATGTGCCGGCTGCCGGAGGGAACTGGAAGAGCTCCGTTCGCCTCTGCCGGAGGAGAAGCGCCACGGGTCGGGCGACGGGGCGTCAGCGCTGAAGACGATCTCCCGGGAGTGGGAGCGGGGCAAGTGGAAGGCAAAGCTGCGGGGGGCGGCTGTCGCGGCGGCGGTGTGCGCCGTGATAGCCGGGGCTTTTCTGGCGGCCACGCAGGGGTTCTGGTTCCCGGTGGACCCGGAGAGCATTTCGATCACCAACGTGCGCCAGCTCTCCGACGGGCGGGTGCTGTACCACATGGCCGTCAACGACGACAAGGCGATCCGGGAGATCCGGTTCGAGTTTGACGGGGAGGGCAACGCCTACTTTGTGCCCAAGCGGGCGCTCTATACGGAAAAGAGGATGATGGTGGGCCAGACAGGGGACTCAGACCTGGTCCTGGACCTGCCGCTCATGAATGAATACGCCCGCTCACGGGGCTATGATACGGAGATCACCAGGGCCTGGTACGGCCAGGGTGAGGACGCCGTCCTCCTCTGGGAGGAGGGCATGGAGCTGCCCGACGCCTCATCGGAGGATGAGCTCAGCTGGGCGGCCAGGGATTAA
- a CDS encoding dihydrofolate reductase — MNAIVAVSQNWAIGRDGKLLFRLSEDLKHFRSLTEGGTVIMGRKTLESLPKGQPLANRDNIILSAQPDIEVPGAAVVHSFDQALAMVQGRDRVFVIGGGSIYAKLLPYCQRAYVTMVDAKADADTYFPNLDRHPDWELFSASEPVADNGYTFRYLEYVRKAG, encoded by the coding sequence ATGAACGCAATTGTTGCAGTCAGTCAGAACTGGGCCATCGGCAGGGATGGCAAACTGCTGTTCCGCCTGAGCGAAGATCTGAAACACTTCCGCTCCCTGACGGAGGGCGGCACCGTCATCATGGGCCGCAAAACGCTGGAGTCCCTGCCCAAGGGGCAGCCCCTGGCCAACCGGGACAACATCATCCTCTCCGCCCAGCCCGATATTGAGGTGCCGGGCGCCGCGGTGGTGCACTCCTTTGACCAGGCGCTGGCCATGGTGCAGGGCCGGGACCGGGTCTTTGTCATCGGCGGCGGCTCCATCTACGCCAAGCTCCTGCCCTACTGCCAGCGGGCCTATGTCACCATGGTGGACGCCAAGGCCGACGCCGACACCTATTTCCCCAATCTGGACCGACACCCCGACTGGGAGCTTTTCAGTGCAAGCGAGCCTGTGGCCGACAACGGCTACACCTTCCGCTACCTGGAATATGTGCGGAAGGCTGGATAG
- the thyA gene encoding thymidylate synthase, with protein MSHADQVFLANCREILQSGVWDTDQQVRPKWEDGTPAHTIKKFGIVNRYDLSREFPILTLRRTYWKTAVDELLWIWQKKSNNIHDLNAHIWDAWADENGSIGKAYGYQLGVRHRYPEGEFDQVDRVLYDLRHNPASRRIMTNLYTFADLHEMNLYPCAYSMTFNVSGRTLNGILNQRSQDMLAANNWNVVQYAVLMHMMAQVSGLEAGELVHVIADAHIYDRHVPIIQRMLDASPAPAPLFHIDPSVTDFYAFTRDSFSLEGYTPSPFEEKIPIAV; from the coding sequence ATGAGCCATGCCGACCAGGTATTTCTGGCCAACTGCCGGGAGATTTTGCAAAGCGGTGTCTGGGACACGGACCAGCAGGTGCGTCCCAAGTGGGAGGACGGAACGCCAGCCCACACCATCAAGAAGTTTGGCATCGTCAACCGCTATGACCTGAGCCGGGAGTTCCCCATCCTCACGCTGCGCAGGACCTACTGGAAAACCGCTGTGGACGAACTTTTGTGGATTTGGCAAAAAAAGTCCAACAACATCCATGACCTGAACGCCCACATCTGGGACGCCTGGGCCGACGAGAACGGCTCCATCGGCAAGGCTTACGGCTATCAGCTCGGCGTCCGCCACCGCTACCCGGAGGGCGAATTTGACCAGGTGGACCGGGTGCTCTACGACCTCAGGCACAATCCAGCCTCCCGCCGGATCATGACCAACCTCTACACCTTTGCCGACCTCCACGAGATGAACCTCTACCCCTGCGCCTACTCCATGACCTTCAACGTCTCCGGACGCACGCTCAACGGCATTTTGAACCAGCGCTCCCAGGACATGCTGGCCGCCAACAACTGGAACGTTGTGCAGTACGCGGTGCTGATGCATATGATGGCCCAGGTCTCCGGCCTGGAGGCAGGCGAACTGGTCCACGTCATCGCCGACGCCCACATCTACGACCGCCATGTGCCCATCATCCAGCGCATGCTGGACGCATCCCCCGCCCCCGCGCCTCTATTTCATATAGACCCGTCCGTCACGGACTTTTACGCCTTCACCCGGGACAGCTTTTCCCTGGAGGGCTATACGCCGTCTCCCTTTGAAGAGAAAATCCCCATTGCCGTATAA
- a CDS encoding AraC family transcriptional regulator, translating to MLDRSEVGKRGYLNENFRLFHLKDSRAEKLDYHYHEFDKIILLLGGKVTYVVEGVTYFLKPWDVLLVQHNLIHVPIIDPNEPYERIVIWLNAGYLAQHSYGGEDLSACFDLTRERGFHLLREGKERRLEYMRLVTELEGALRDREFGHELLASTYFLQLLVAINRDAGKDRTVEVADSYRRDPKMGEILRYIAAHLEEDLSVDAIAGRFYMSRYYLMHRFKETTGYTLHQYVSQKRLLRAGEMIRSGVPVMKAAEQAGFRDYSTFLRAFQGTFHMSPREFNG from the coding sequence ATGCTGGACCGCAGCGAGGTGGGAAAGCGGGGCTATCTCAATGAGAACTTCCGGCTGTTCCACCTGAAGGACAGCCGGGCGGAAAAGCTGGATTACCACTACCATGAGTTCGACAAGATCATTTTGCTGCTTGGAGGCAAGGTGACTTATGTGGTGGAGGGCGTCACCTATTTCCTCAAGCCCTGGGATGTTTTGCTGGTGCAGCACAACCTGATCCACGTGCCCATCATCGACCCCAATGAGCCCTATGAGCGCATTGTGATCTGGCTCAACGCCGGTTACCTGGCCCAGCACAGCTATGGCGGGGAGGACCTGTCCGCCTGCTTTGACCTGACCCGGGAGCGGGGGTTTCACCTGCTGCGGGAGGGGAAGGAGCGGAGGCTGGAGTATATGCGCCTGGTGACTGAGTTAGAGGGCGCGCTGCGGGACCGGGAGTTCGGCCATGAGCTGCTGGCCAGCACCTACTTTCTCCAGCTGCTGGTTGCCATCAACCGGGACGCGGGGAAGGACCGGACGGTGGAGGTGGCGGACAGCTACCGCCGGGACCCCAAAATGGGGGAAATCCTGCGCTATATTGCCGCCCATCTGGAGGAGGATTTGTCCGTGGATGCCATTGCCGGCCGGTTCTATATGAGCCGCTACTATCTGATGCACCGCTTTAAGGAGACCACGGGCTACACGCTCCACCAGTATGTGAGCCAGAAGCGGCTGCTGCGGGCCGGGGAGATGATCCGCTCCGGCGTGCCGGTGATGAAGGCGGCGGAGCAGGCGGGGTTTCGGGACTATTCCACATTCCTCCGGGCGTTTCAGGGCACATTCCACATGAGCCCCCGGGAATTCAACGGGTAA
- a CDS encoding MATE family efflux transporter produces MEQTLRQEDAFFTRADLRHLIIPLVIEQLLAITVGLADSLMVARVGEAAISAVSLVDTVNVLLINAFSALATGGAVVVGQYMGRRELDKASHSGEQLLLFMLEISLLVTVLIYVCKQFVLGVVFGQVEADVAAYAGTYYLIVEASIPFLALYNAGAALFRVMGNSNISMQVSLVMNGINVAGNALLIFGLHRGVEGVAVPTLVSRVVAAGMILMLLRRPGSALQVKRIPRSHDGVVIRNFLHFGVPNGVESSMFQLGKILLLSTVSGLGTASITANSIGNTIGVFQCIAGNAMGLAMVTVVSRCVGAGSYDQARLYTKRLLKMNYIYGLFLNLAILAALPLIIDIYGVSAEASAYATNILIWHGVVGIAIWPLAFTLPQALRAAGDTRFTMITSSLSMWIFRVAIGVVMARSWGFGVLGIWYAMFIDWVVRMAAFVLRFRGRRWEVTRLRD; encoded by the coding sequence ATGGAACAGACACTGCGTCAGGAGGACGCGTTTTTTACAAGGGCGGACCTGCGCCACCTGATTATCCCGCTGGTCATTGAGCAGCTGCTGGCCATCACCGTGGGCCTGGCGGACTCGCTGATGGTGGCCCGGGTGGGAGAGGCCGCCATTTCGGCCGTCTCTTTGGTGGATACGGTGAATGTGCTTTTGATCAACGCCTTTTCCGCCCTGGCCACCGGCGGTGCGGTGGTGGTGGGACAGTACATGGGCCGCAGGGAGCTGGATAAGGCCAGCCACTCCGGCGAGCAGCTGCTGCTCTTTATGCTGGAAATCTCCCTGTTGGTGACGGTTTTGATCTATGTGTGCAAGCAGTTCGTCCTTGGCGTGGTGTTCGGCCAGGTGGAGGCGGACGTGGCCGCCTACGCGGGCACCTACTATCTGATCGTGGAGGCCTCCATCCCCTTCCTGGCGCTCTATAACGCCGGTGCTGCCCTTTTCCGGGTGATGGGAAATTCCAACATCTCCATGCAGGTATCGCTGGTGATGAACGGCATCAATGTGGCGGGCAACGCATTGCTGATCTTCGGGCTGCACCGGGGCGTGGAGGGCGTGGCTGTCCCTACGCTGGTGTCCCGGGTGGTGGCGGCCGGGATGATCCTGATGCTGCTGCGCCGTCCGGGCTCCGCACTCCAGGTCAAGCGGATTCCCCGCAGCCATGACGGCGTGGTGATCCGCAATTTCCTTCACTTCGGCGTGCCCAACGGCGTGGAGAGCAGCATGTTCCAGTTGGGTAAGATTTTGCTGCTGTCCACCGTATCGGGCCTCGGCACCGCGTCCATCACCGCCAACTCCATCGGAAATACCATCGGCGTTTTCCAGTGCATCGCCGGCAACGCCATGGGCCTTGCCATGGTGACGGTGGTCTCCCGCTGCGTGGGAGCGGGCAGCTACGACCAGGCCCGGCTTTACACGAAGAGGCTGCTGAAGATGAACTATATCTACGGCCTCTTTTTAAACCTGGCCATTCTTGCGGCGCTGCCGCTGATCATTGACATCTACGGCGTATCGGCGGAGGCCTCGGCCTATGCCACCAACATCCTGATCTGGCACGGCGTGGTGGGTATTGCGATCTGGCCCCTGGCCTTCACGTTGCCCCAGGCCCTGCGGGCCGCGGGGGACACCCGCTTCACCATGATCACCTCTTCGCTGTCCATGTGGATTTTCCGTGTGGCCATCGGCGTGGTGATGGCCCGGAGCTGGGGCTTTGGCGTGCTTGGCATCTGGTACGCCATGTTCATCGACTGGGTGGTGCGCATGGCGGCCTTTGTGCTCCGGTTCCGGGGCCGCCGCTGGGAAGTGACCCGGCTGCGGGACTGA
- a CDS encoding DUF362 domain-containing protein produces MAEKAKVYFADFRAADFHENLQQKLYRLMKAAGCGDIDFEGKYVAIKLHFGEPGNLAFLRPNWAKTVADFVRDQGGKPFLTDCNTLYVGGRKNALDHLDSAYLNGFSPLSTGCHCIIADGLKGNDEAYVPVEGGEYVKEAKIGRAIMDADILISLTHFKGHENTGFGGVLKNIGMGSGSRAGKMEQHNAGKPSVDSDKCVGCGTCQEICAHDAAVVGPDGKASIDQGKCVGCGRCLTHCPMDAVYASNDESNDILNCKIAEYTKAVVDGRPCFHISLVIDVSPLCDCYWLNDAPIVQDVGMFASFDPIALDQACADAVNAQPPLPGSALDGENFHECGHDHFHYMHPDTNWETALNHGEALGLGTRQYELIKI; encoded by the coding sequence ATGGCAGAAAAGGCAAAAGTATATTTTGCGGATTTCCGGGCCGCGGACTTCCACGAAAATCTCCAGCAAAAGCTGTACCGCCTGATGAAGGCCGCCGGCTGCGGCGATATAGACTTTGAGGGCAAATATGTGGCCATCAAGCTCCATTTCGGCGAGCCCGGCAACCTGGCGTTCCTCCGGCCCAACTGGGCCAAGACGGTGGCGGACTTTGTCCGGGACCAGGGCGGAAAGCCCTTTCTCACCGACTGCAACACCCTCTATGTGGGCGGCCGGAAAAACGCGCTGGACCATCTGGACTCCGCCTACCTCAACGGCTTCTCGCCCCTCTCCACCGGCTGCCACTGCATCATCGCCGACGGCCTCAAGGGGAATGACGAGGCATATGTGCCGGTGGAGGGCGGCGAATACGTGAAGGAAGCCAAAATCGGCCGCGCCATTATGGACGCCGACATCCTCATCTCCCTCACCCACTTCAAGGGCCATGAAAACACCGGCTTTGGCGGTGTGCTGAAAAATATCGGCATGGGCAGCGGTTCCCGGGCCGGCAAGATGGAACAGCATAACGCCGGAAAGCCCTCTGTGGACAGCGACAAGTGCGTGGGCTGTGGCACCTGCCAGGAAATCTGCGCCCACGACGCGGCCGTGGTGGGGCCGGACGGCAAGGCCTCCATCGACCAAGGCAAATGCGTGGGCTGCGGCCGCTGCCTGACCCACTGCCCCATGGACGCGGTCTACGCCTCCAACGACGAGTCCAACGACATCCTCAACTGCAAGATCGCCGAGTACACCAAGGCGGTGGTGGACGGCCGTCCCTGCTTCCACATCTCCCTGGTGATCGACGTGTCCCCGCTGTGCGACTGCTACTGGCTCAACGACGCCCCCATCGTGCAGGACGTGGGCATGTTCGCTTCCTTTGACCCCATCGCACTGGACCAGGCCTGCGCTGACGCGGTCAATGCCCAGCCTCCGCTGCCCGGCTCCGCCCTGGACGGGGAAAACTTCCACGAGTGCGGCCACGACCACTTCCACTATATGCACCCGGACACCAACTGGGAGACCGCCCTGAACCACGGCGAAGCCCTGGGGCTCGGCACCCGGCAGTACGAACTTATCAAAATCTGA
- the murI gene encoding glutamate racemase, producing the protein MDNRPIGVFDSGLGGLSAVRSLRRILPGEQLIYFGDTSRVPYGGRSRETILKYARQDVRFLRSFDLKAILIACGTVSTTSLEMLREENDLPMVGVVEPTCRRAVEVTRRGRVGLIATHASVRSGVYETTIGALDKKVEVVARACPLFVPLVENGRFRPGDVVIDTVAREYLEPMRESGIDTLILGCTHYPLLSDVIRGVMGDGVELISAGEESAFELKRTLKARGLLRDCQQGEATYYVSDRVDDFEQIASWFLQEDLHHEANRIDIDRY; encoded by the coding sequence ATGGATAACCGACCCATCGGCGTATTTGATTCCGGCCTGGGCGGGCTGAGCGCGGTCCGTTCCCTGCGGCGGATCCTGCCCGGCGAACAGCTCATTTACTTTGGAGACACCTCCCGCGTCCCCTACGGCGGGCGGTCCCGGGAGACCATATTAAAGTACGCGCGGCAGGATGTTCGCTTTTTGCGCAGCTTTGATTTGAAAGCCATCCTGATCGCCTGCGGCACCGTCAGCACCACGTCGCTTGAGATGCTGCGTGAGGAAAATGACCTCCCGATGGTTGGCGTGGTGGAGCCCACCTGCCGCCGGGCGGTCGAGGTGACCAGGCGCGGGCGTGTGGGCCTGATTGCCACCCACGCCTCCGTGCGCAGCGGAGTCTACGAAACCACTATTGGGGCTCTGGACAAAAAGGTGGAGGTGGTGGCCAGGGCCTGTCCGCTTTTTGTGCCGCTGGTGGAAAACGGCCGTTTCCGCCCGGGCGACGTGGTCATCGACACGGTGGCCAGGGAGTATCTGGAACCCATGCGTGAGAGCGGGATCGATACGCTGATCCTGGGCTGCACCCACTATCCGCTGCTGAGCGATGTGATCCGCGGCGTGATGGGGGATGGGGTGGAGCTGATCTCCGCCGGCGAGGAGTCCGCCTTTGAACTCAAGCGCACCCTGAAGGCCCGGGGCCTGCTGAGAGACTGTCAGCAGGGAGAGGCAACCTATTACGTCAGCGACCGGGTGGACGACTTTGAACAGATCGCCTCCTGGTTTTTACAGGAGGATCTGCACCATGAAGCCAACCGAATTGACATCGACCGGTACTGA
- a CDS encoding DUF1934 domain-containing protein, with protein MKPTELTSTGTEVLITVRGEQYFEEADPDATELMTEGVLFPTEEGLVLRYEESELTGMTGTTTTFEIKGRQVILTRSGSVNSQMVFEQGVQHTSLYETLYGELTVDISTSLLENRMSERGGTLEIRYSIAIEHSVTGRNCFYITVKEK; from the coding sequence ATGAAGCCAACCGAATTGACATCGACCGGTACTGAGGTACTCATCACCGTCCGGGGTGAGCAGTATTTTGAAGAGGCGGACCCGGACGCCACAGAGCTGATGACGGAGGGCGTGCTGTTCCCAACGGAGGAGGGACTGGTGCTCCGTTATGAGGAAAGCGAGCTTACCGGCATGACCGGGACCACCACCACCTTTGAGATCAAGGGCAGGCAAGTGATCCTGACCCGGTCCGGGAGCGTCAACTCCCAAATGGTCTTTGAGCAGGGCGTCCAGCACACCTCCCTCTATGAGACGCTCTACGGCGAGCTCACCGTGGACATCAGCACCAGTTTGTTGGAAAACCGCATGAGCGAGCGGGGAGGGACGCTGGAAATCCGCTACTCCATTGCCATTGAGCACTCCGTCACCGGACGCAACTGCTTTTATATCACCGTGAAGGAAAAATAA